One window of the Pseudarthrobacter sp. ATCC 49987 genome contains the following:
- a CDS encoding terminase small subunit, with protein MADPKTPDTPEELDKGGRPLKFQSASELRQKLEAYFSDCDPHVAERLIMKTRVDGSTYTATEEYITLKKPYTINGLCLALKTTRDVILDYESGKYDEKATDFDAARETADRFSNVLKEAKMRLIAETESRILSGDTPAAAGIFWMTNVDKKNWKARQEIDHTTGGQPMQALVEIVRSGDQPSTD; from the coding sequence ATGGCAGACCCAAAAACACCAGACACACCAGAAGAATTAGACAAGGGCGGACGACCGCTCAAGTTCCAAAGCGCTAGTGAGCTTCGCCAGAAGCTAGAAGCTTACTTTAGTGATTGTGATCCACACGTTGCTGAGCGGTTGATCATGAAGACTCGGGTGGACGGCAGCACATACACTGCGACCGAAGAATACATCACTCTCAAGAAGCCCTACACGATTAATGGGCTCTGTCTTGCGCTCAAAACCACACGCGATGTCATTCTGGACTACGAGAGCGGCAAGTACGACGAAAAGGCCACCGACTTCGATGCGGCGAGAGAGACAGCCGACAGGTTTTCCAACGTACTAAAAGAGGCGAAGATGCGTCTCATCGCCGAAACAGAGAGTCGTATCCTCAGCGGCGATACCCCTGCTGCTGCCGGCATCTTCTGGATGACAAACGTAGACAAGAAGAACTGGAAGGCCCGCCAGGAAATCGATCACACCACTGGTGGCCAGCCTATGCAGGCGCTTGTGGAGATCGTCCGTAGTGGGGACCAACCAAGTACGGATTAA
- a CDS encoding HNH endonuclease — protein sequence MNGHTIKVHRVVASTWIRNPLNKSTVNHINAVKDDNQISNLEWSTKEEQTAHAIANGLMKTLRGEAATQSILNDKLVRRIRQLKHDDPTLSSTKIAAMLPVKVTHYAVKDVLAGRSWKHVV from the coding sequence ATGAACGGGCATACAATCAAAGTTCACCGTGTTGTTGCCTCGACTTGGATTCGGAATCCGCTCAACAAGTCGACTGTCAACCACATCAATGCAGTCAAAGACGACAATCAAATATCCAACTTGGAATGGTCAACCAAAGAGGAACAGACTGCTCATGCAATTGCCAATGGCCTGATGAAGACACTCAGGGGCGAGGCCGCCACGCAGTCGATCCTCAACGACAAATTGGTGAGGCGCATCCGTCAGTTGAAACACGACGATCCGACGCTGTCGTCTACCAAGATAGCTGCCATGTTGCCAGTGAAGGTAACGCACTATGCAGTCAAGGATGTCCTAGCTGGCCGCAGCTGGAAGCACGTTGTTTAG
- a CDS encoding PBSX family phage terminase large subunit, translating into MSVLPSEVSYDITVADNHNYFVTESNYLAHNSGKSQHVALALILRGRQKQLRILCTRELQNTIADSVHKLLSDIINNNGFTDYEITDKTIRNTLTGTEFIFKGLRHNSTEIKSMEGIDICWVEESQSISESSLKLLIPTIRKPGSQLIYTFNRMNELDPVYVRYCKTERVRTYVRKVNYDVLEQAGLFPAELREEMEADKAVSLDLYAHVWLGEPVAQGDNAILSRQAILGAMERTVDDEGAVEVGVDVARMGNDRTVMTMRKGLKEVEARSYTKLRTTEVCDKIEQFIDYDKSVLVKVDDTGVGSGVTDDMIKRGYRVMAINFGAKASDPDKYPNLISEAWFYLASIIETISIEMDDDLLMELSSRQWKMDSKGRRAVESKDDYKKRGFRSPDKADALIMCFYNNAIGPFEYTPEDRSNAFGGGITSGLLNTRF; encoded by the coding sequence GTGTCGGTCTTACCGTCTGAAGTCAGCTACGACATCACTGTCGCGGACAATCACAACTATTTCGTCACCGAGAGCAACTACCTAGCGCACAACTCGGGTAAATCACAGCACGTCGCCCTGGCACTGATCCTTCGTGGCCGGCAGAAGCAGCTGCGAATCCTCTGTACCCGCGAGTTGCAGAACACCATCGCTGACTCGGTACACAAGCTCTTATCCGACATCATCAACAACAACGGCTTCACTGACTACGAGATCACCGACAAAACAATCAGAAACACTCTCACTGGCACTGAGTTCATCTTCAAAGGTCTGCGGCATAACTCCACTGAGATCAAGTCAATGGAGGGTATCGACATCTGTTGGGTTGAAGAAAGTCAAAGCATTAGCGAGTCGAGCCTCAAGCTACTCATCCCAACGATTCGTAAGCCTGGTAGCCAGCTGATCTACACGTTCAACCGCATGAACGAGCTGGACCCTGTCTATGTGCGTTACTGCAAGACAGAGCGTGTTCGTACCTATGTACGCAAGGTCAACTACGACGTTCTGGAACAAGCCGGCCTTTTCCCAGCCGAGCTGCGTGAAGAGATGGAAGCAGACAAAGCAGTGTCCCTGGATCTGTACGCTCACGTCTGGCTCGGCGAACCAGTTGCACAAGGCGACAACGCTATTCTCAGCCGACAAGCCATCCTGGGGGCTATGGAGCGCACCGTTGACGATGAGGGTGCTGTCGAAGTGGGTGTCGACGTTGCTCGCATGGGTAACGACCGCACGGTGATGACCATGCGCAAAGGGCTCAAGGAGGTCGAGGCCAGGTCGTACACGAAGCTACGAACAACGGAGGTCTGCGACAAGATTGAACAGTTCATCGACTATGACAAGAGCGTGTTGGTCAAAGTTGACGATACTGGTGTTGGCTCGGGCGTCACTGACGACATGATCAAGCGCGGTTACCGCGTCATGGCAATCAACTTTGGCGCCAAAGCATCAGACCCCGACAAGTACCCGAACCTCATCAGCGAAGCCTGGTTCTACTTAGCCAGCATCATCGAGACGATAAGCATCGAGATGGACGACGATCTGCTCATGGAGCTGTCGAGCCGCCAATGGAAGATGGATTCAAAGGGCCGGCGTGCTGTCGAGAGCAAGGACGACTACAAGAAGCGCGGATTTAGGTCACCGGACAAGGCAGACGCGTTGATCATGTGTTTCTATAACAACGCTATTGGTCCGTTCGAATACACTCCCGAGGATAGGTCTAATGCCTTTGGTGGTGGCATCACATCGGGATTGTTAAACACTCGGTTCTAG
- a CDS encoding phage portal protein family protein: MASNSTKKKKLIVSPEMGDSGTHIFHGVITGEEYNFNLSGRKALKVWEEMRRSDASVGASLKAIKYPIKATKFFAAPASEDEADIEVSNFVHWNLFSRLKWKKVLGEILTYLEMGYAIFEMVFEVEDVDGVERIVLTKLGFRKQTGLESWQAGPDTPGITFRKSDGKSVAIPLEKLIVFTNEQEGDNYEGVSILRTAYKHWYYVDKFDQIDAVGHERHSLGVPKIKYPRTATDAEREAARNVVRNLRANEESFIEEPEGWDINFMDMQAHSLKDIGPSRDHHDRQITKNVLAQFLELGSSGASGARSVSEDQHILLNQSIESVLDYIADTLGYVVKTLVDLNFTVDQYPTLAHGDVNQKDVSALAGAVEKFVKSGVITPTEADEDHIRQLIEFPKLSDEDKKERSNAKAETKKVAADVRKTSAGVVAQVSSQDFPGLYDGTGVDPSDMGCIMLDTELLDVQSHVEDAANDLVVKEGWGDGAVAESEAHVTLLYGLLENGNIWKDKVDTVLDGWSADSVTIEEVGYFDLGESFAIVAHIEKSPELIDGHERLTLLPHIQTFSEYKPHLTLAYVKHDQATADKWVAALGAQYNGKTLKTTGINYGDLPDGDGVPKEANALKSLAGKVSASLTRLLYGDKSRTS; encoded by the coding sequence ATGGCCAGTAATTCTACAAAGAAAAAGAAACTAATAGTCAGCCCAGAAATGGGTGACTCTGGAACACATATTTTCCATGGCGTTATTACTGGTGAAGAGTACAACTTCAACCTGTCCGGCCGCAAAGCTCTCAAGGTATGGGAAGAGATGCGCCGCTCCGATGCGAGCGTTGGAGCATCACTCAAGGCGATCAAATACCCGATCAAGGCAACTAAGTTCTTCGCTGCTCCGGCATCTGAGGACGAGGCAGATATCGAAGTTTCTAACTTTGTGCACTGGAACCTATTTAGCCGGCTCAAGTGGAAGAAAGTCCTGGGGGAGATCCTCACCTACCTAGAGATGGGTTACGCCATCTTCGAGATGGTGTTTGAGGTTGAAGACGTCGACGGCGTAGAGCGCATCGTGCTCACCAAACTGGGCTTCCGTAAACAGACTGGCCTTGAATCCTGGCAAGCGGGTCCGGATACTCCAGGCATCACCTTCCGGAAATCTGACGGTAAGAGTGTCGCGATCCCGCTAGAGAAGCTGATCGTATTCACCAACGAGCAAGAGGGCGACAACTACGAGGGCGTCAGTATCCTCCGTACTGCCTACAAGCACTGGTACTACGTGGATAAGTTCGACCAGATCGACGCTGTAGGTCATGAGCGCCACTCTCTCGGCGTACCGAAGATCAAGTACCCGCGGACGGCAACCGACGCTGAGCGTGAAGCAGCGCGCAACGTCGTGCGCAATCTCCGTGCCAATGAAGAGTCGTTTATCGAGGAGCCAGAAGGCTGGGATATCAACTTCATGGACATGCAGGCGCACAGCCTCAAAGACATTGGTCCTAGCCGCGATCATCATGACCGCCAGATCACCAAGAACGTACTGGCCCAGTTCTTGGAGCTTGGTTCAAGCGGTGCGAGCGGTGCGCGTTCAGTGAGCGAAGACCAGCACATCCTGCTCAACCAATCTATTGAATCTGTACTCGACTACATTGCAGACACCCTTGGCTATGTCGTGAAGACCCTCGTGGACCTCAACTTCACCGTCGACCAATACCCGACGCTCGCACATGGCGACGTCAACCAGAAGGATGTCTCTGCTCTAGCCGGCGCCGTTGAGAAGTTCGTGAAGTCTGGCGTTATCACTCCTACTGAAGCCGATGAAGACCACATACGCCAGCTAATCGAGTTCCCAAAGCTGAGCGATGAAGACAAGAAGGAACGCAGTAATGCCAAGGCCGAGACGAAGAAGGTGGCTGCGGATGTTCGCAAGACATCTGCTGGCGTGGTTGCTCAGGTAAGTTCACAAGACTTCCCAGGCCTGTACGACGGCACAGGTGTCGACCCTAGCGATATGGGCTGCATCATGCTGGACACAGAACTCTTGGACGTGCAGTCACACGTTGAAGACGCCGCTAATGACCTGGTGGTCAAGGAAGGCTGGGGAGATGGAGCTGTCGCTGAATCAGAAGCCCATGTCACTCTGCTCTACGGACTCCTCGAAAACGGCAACATCTGGAAGGACAAAGTCGATACAGTGCTCGATGGCTGGAGTGCTGACTCAGTAACGATTGAAGAGGTTGGCTACTTTGACCTAGGCGAGAGCTTCGCGATCGTGGCTCACATTGAGAAGTCTCCTGAACTCATTGATGGCCATGAGCGACTGACGCTCCTACCTCACATCCAGACTTTCAGTGAATACAAGCCGCACCTGACTCTCGCCTACGTAAAACACGATCAGGCAACGGCAGATAAATGGGTTGCTGCTCTAGGCGCTCAGTACAACGGCAAGACTCTCAAGACCACGGGTATCAACTACGGCGACCTTCCTGACGGCGATGGCGTTCCTAAAGAGGCCAACGCACTCAAGAGCCTGGCTGGCAAAGTCTCAGCATCACTAACGAGGCTTCTCTATGGCGACAAGAGCAGAACTTCTTAG
- a CDS encoding phage minor head protein codes for MATRAELLRAREELHIAIHAAEEWQESYKANTDTFRQLLALEARLETASGEYLHELATRAQGYVDWSRLPEPIKADNGPVLNNDDPVWKAEEVILTAAIIDIITDLVATGAVAGEALYGYPAGYAAMEYATLDVAIQNAARWHTAKLVSRVTDTSRDLIRQAVAKSIAMGENVHEARLRILEVIDNPIRAELIAQTEPVNAYQTGLKHYAKQTGAKTKTWDGLSGACKICSPLIGKTISMDELFLLPNGQEIDRPAGHPRCRCSLIYNY; via the coding sequence ATGGCGACAAGAGCAGAACTTCTTAGGGCACGCGAAGAGCTGCATATAGCCATCCACGCAGCCGAGGAGTGGCAGGAAAGCTATAAGGCGAACACGGACACGTTCCGACAGCTACTGGCACTTGAGGCACGCTTAGAAACAGCCTCAGGCGAATACTTGCATGAGCTTGCTACGCGAGCGCAGGGCTACGTTGATTGGTCCCGACTACCTGAGCCGATCAAGGCAGACAACGGGCCGGTGCTCAACAATGACGATCCAGTCTGGAAAGCCGAAGAAGTCATACTGACTGCTGCCATCATCGACATCATCACTGACCTAGTGGCCACGGGAGCCGTAGCAGGTGAAGCCCTATACGGATATCCAGCAGGCTATGCCGCCATGGAGTACGCCACGCTTGACGTGGCAATTCAGAATGCAGCTCGTTGGCATACGGCGAAGCTGGTCTCGCGGGTTACGGACACGAGCCGCGACCTAATCCGCCAGGCAGTGGCCAAGAGCATCGCCATGGGGGAGAACGTCCACGAAGCCAGACTCCGAATCTTAGAAGTCATCGATAACCCGATACGCGCCGAACTCATTGCCCAGACAGAGCCAGTCAACGCCTACCAAACAGGGCTCAAGCACTACGCCAAGCAGACAGGTGCCAAGACAAAGACTTGGGACGGCCTCAGCGGTGCGTGCAAGATCTGCTCCCCACTTATTGGCAAAACGATATCCATGGACGAACTTTTCCTATTACCTAATGGACAAGAAATAGATAGGCCGGCAGGGCACCCACGCTGCCGTTGCAGTCTGATTTACAACTATTAG
- a CDS encoding phage protease encodes MAIKAFHNLVKISADSQGNAPKTIELLRTGTWNTPWHGEFEITPDDIQQFVINANQGVGLVEADPKIPLNYGHDSWDKAAGWMPKLYASEDGAALLADPEWTPAAEQAIKDGEWKYISPEFNPRSYPWEDPEQEYNFVSNVLTGAALTNIPLFKKLKPITASRLPNKKVKASAAGNSEKNNEGEHMTLEDIRAKQVADLTEDEKSFLAEHKADLTAEELTAFGLEADDEAKAAAEKEAADKAAAEEAEKADADAKAAEEAKATEEAAKIEASAKPVTINADRLAKLEADAAAGREASQKLQQSEASAFASARITAGQIKSGQKDQLVKILLASRGDDRKTLETFLAALPENKLVTNGEIGDGGAAVVADAGQVVHERVQKVLADARTAGKPKSYADARKEVLDADETLKDQLKEEQ; translated from the coding sequence ATGGCAATAAAAGCATTTCACAACCTAGTAAAAATTAGCGCAGATTCACAAGGCAATGCGCCTAAGACTATTGAGCTACTTCGAACCGGTACATGGAACACTCCATGGCACGGCGAGTTTGAAATCACTCCCGATGACATTCAGCAATTCGTCATCAACGCTAACCAGGGTGTTGGTCTCGTAGAAGCAGACCCAAAGATTCCTCTGAACTACGGCCATGACTCGTGGGACAAGGCAGCCGGATGGATGCCTAAGCTCTACGCCAGTGAAGACGGCGCAGCACTCCTCGCTGATCCTGAATGGACTCCAGCCGCTGAACAGGCGATCAAAGACGGTGAGTGGAAATACATCTCTCCAGAATTCAACCCTCGCTCTTACCCATGGGAAGACCCAGAGCAAGAGTACAACTTTGTCAGCAACGTGCTCACGGGTGCTGCACTTACCAACATCCCTCTTTTCAAGAAACTGAAGCCAATCACGGCGTCGCGTTTGCCCAACAAGAAAGTGAAGGCGAGTGCCGCTGGCAACAGTGAGAAAAATAACGAAGGAGAACACATGACGTTAGAAGATATTCGCGCCAAGCAAGTTGCCGACCTTACGGAAGATGAGAAATCATTCCTGGCCGAGCACAAAGCGGACCTGACAGCTGAAGAGCTGACTGCGTTCGGACTAGAAGCTGACGATGAAGCTAAAGCAGCTGCCGAGAAAGAAGCAGCCGACAAAGCAGCTGCGGAAGAAGCAGAAAAGGCTGATGCCGATGCTAAGGCCGCCGAAGAGGCAAAGGCAACTGAGGAAGCAGCCAAGATCGAAGCAAGTGCCAAACCAGTCACTATCAACGCTGATCGCCTAGCCAAGCTTGAAGCGGACGCAGCAGCTGGCCGTGAGGCATCTCAGAAGCTTCAACAGAGCGAAGCAAGCGCATTCGCATCAGCTCGTATCACAGCTGGCCAGATCAAGAGCGGTCAGAAAGACCAATTGGTCAAGATCTTGCTCGCCTCTCGCGGCGACGATCGCAAAACACTGGAGACGTTCCTCGCAGCGCTTCCAGAGAACAAGCTCGTCACTAACGGCGAGATCGGTGACGGCGGAGCTGCGGTAGTAGCTGACGCTGGCCAGGTTGTGCATGAGCGGGTCCAGAAAGTTCTGGCCGACGCCCGCACAGCAGGCAAGCCAAAGTCATATGCCGACGCTCGTAAAGAGGTGCTCGACGCCGACGAAACACTAAAAGATCAGCTCAAGGAGGAGCAATAA
- a CDS encoding DUF2190 family protein has protein sequence MATFQPGERYSATAAVDLTGKKYHIVKLDANGKVVLATAATDAIIGVLDNAPVAGRTADVVLLNGTGTFKVKIAANTAKDAYITTDANGQAVVTATAGNRVIGRLVRAGSAGAIAEYIKLNEKF, from the coding sequence ATGGCAACATTCCAACCAGGTGAACGCTACAGCGCAACGGCTGCTGTAGACCTCACCGGCAAGAAATATCACATCGTCAAACTCGACGCTAACGGCAAGGTAGTACTCGCAACAGCAGCTACTGACGCCATCATCGGTGTCCTGGACAACGCACCAGTCGCCGGCCGCACAGCCGACGTCGTGCTGCTCAACGGAACCGGCACATTCAAGGTGAAAATCGCAGCTAACACTGCCAAAGACGCATACATCACCACTGACGCTAACGGCCAAGCTGTAGTCACTGCTACCGCGGGCAACCGTGTCATTGGTCGACTGGTCCGTGCAGGCTCAGCTGGCGCAATCGCCGAATATATCAAACTAAACGAAAAGTTCTAA
- a CDS encoding carbohydrate binding domain-containing protein — translation MATRRPIWENLQKNGDFELAPTFVAPTTSTSVFITGTATGSASNDAYTWATNKGGTGQAMFDTAEKYSGNYSMKVSTLAAGSFMYARAVPGTATNQKLRLNAITVAPNTSYTVEFWMKTNLVSGASASGARLAVVQYNGAATALTTVLSTAVITTTGWTKYSFNFTTQATCNFIELQCRVTGNDGAATLIMDGWFDDISVKPTTQTVRLAI, via the coding sequence ATGGCAACTAGACGACCTATTTGGGAAAACTTACAGAAGAACGGCGACTTTGAACTAGCTCCTACTTTCGTGGCGCCGACGACGAGTACCAGCGTGTTTATCACTGGGACTGCCACAGGCTCCGCTAGTAACGATGCCTATACATGGGCGACTAATAAGGGCGGCACTGGTCAGGCCATGTTCGACACTGCCGAGAAGTACTCGGGTAACTACTCAATGAAGGTATCCACACTAGCGGCTGGCTCATTCATGTACGCTCGTGCGGTCCCAGGCACAGCTACGAACCAAAAGTTGCGACTCAACGCCATTACGGTTGCTCCAAACACTTCCTACACTGTCGAGTTTTGGATGAAGACCAACCTTGTGAGTGGCGCTAGCGCATCAGGTGCCCGCTTGGCTGTTGTCCAGTACAACGGCGCTGCCACGGCTCTTACCACTGTCCTTTCAACCGCAGTCATTACGACTACAGGCTGGACTAAGTACTCCTTCAACTTCACCACACAAGCCACTTGTAACTTCATTGAACTTCAGTGTCGAGTAACGGGTAACGATGGCGCGGCCACTCTCATCATGGATGGCTGGTTCGATGACATCAGCGTGAAACCAACTACCCAGACGGTACGCCTCGCCATATGA
- a CDS encoding WD40/YVTN/BNR-like repeat-containing protein, with translation MSLSRLSVAGSAEVVPLKSKMSGIVMERANGDILTATSSPFAIHKSIDGGVTWVQKFSEAHPNRNARLNFEDSRGYLFFGTALTNNAATIARSIDGGETFVTVLTLESDSAWYMIERDNGDLYVNEYNSSNTAMFAYNVWKSVNGGAAWTKFYTHPPGPDPSNLTNRTIRHFHMLWRDTSDQMYLSMAHGLETGAYLLNNDGTLGANIGDYPTTGGASKGGGLTAFAQADNGDIFLTPDNYPSCVYKYQPASPTVEGKLLNVHDVASKYGTSRESFILGMSKGRYGVLYALGNGTSANRTFLLISGDDGATWKYVAYTSEGTRPTFVSVSRSSIPRIHIDQGINRPFVTLPDYTKQQAMNL, from the coding sequence ATGAGCTTAAGCCGACTATCTGTAGCAGGCTCCGCAGAAGTTGTGCCACTCAAGAGCAAGATGTCGGGCATTGTGATGGAGCGAGCCAACGGCGACATCCTGACAGCGACCAGCAGCCCGTTTGCTATTCATAAGTCCATAGACGGGGGAGTGACATGGGTGCAGAAGTTCTCAGAGGCACACCCTAACCGCAATGCTCGTTTGAACTTCGAAGACTCCCGCGGCTACCTGTTCTTCGGTACGGCTCTCACGAACAACGCTGCAACGATTGCCCGTTCAATTGATGGGGGTGAAACCTTCGTCACAGTGCTCACCCTTGAATCAGACTCAGCTTGGTACATGATCGAGCGTGACAACGGGGATCTCTACGTGAACGAATACAACTCGTCTAACACAGCGATGTTTGCCTACAACGTATGGAAGTCAGTCAACGGCGGCGCAGCTTGGACCAAGTTCTACACTCACCCTCCAGGGCCTGACCCAAGCAACCTGACGAACCGGACCATCCGCCACTTCCACATGCTCTGGCGCGACACGAGCGATCAGATGTATTTGTCTATGGCTCACGGGCTGGAGACAGGCGCATACCTTCTGAACAACGATGGCACCCTGGGCGCGAACATCGGTGACTATCCAACTACAGGTGGCGCGTCGAAAGGTGGAGGGCTCACTGCCTTTGCTCAAGCGGACAACGGAGACATATTCCTAACTCCTGACAACTATCCTTCATGTGTGTACAAGTACCAGCCGGCCTCTCCAACAGTTGAAGGCAAGCTTCTGAACGTTCACGATGTGGCTAGTAAGTACGGAACAAGCAGAGAGTCGTTCATCCTGGGCATGAGCAAGGGTCGTTACGGTGTGCTCTACGCACTAGGCAACGGCACGTCAGCCAACAGGACGTTCCTACTTATCAGCGGAGATGACGGAGCTACATGGAAGTACGTGGCCTATACGAGTGAAGGCACCCGCCCAACCTTCGTATCGGTTAGTCGTTCTTCTATCCCTCGCATCCACATTGACCAGGGCATCAACCGGCCATTCGTGACACTTCCTGACTATACGAAGCAACAGGCCATGAATCTTTAG
- a CDS encoding IS3 family transposase (programmed frameshift) has translation MPKAFPEEFRRDVVAVARKGEAPIIQIAKDFGVSPAALHRWMKIADREDGVKSGAVSDDAAKLREANKRIRLLEQEAEVMRRAVAYLSRDINPKMMYPLVRELAARDAPIRVPVAVSCRVLNFSRQAYYQWAANPVPARDWEEAHLINAAIDHHRDDPAFGYRFIADEINAGPGPGASERRIWRLCSENGILSVIHRRRRSGLKAGPPVHDDLVERDFSATAPNRKWLTDITEHHTGEGKLYLCAIKDLHSNRIVGYSMDGRMKASLAVAALDHAVALRKPAGTVVHSDRGSQFRSRKFVLALNTYGLNGSMGRVGACGDNAAMESFFSLLQKNVLNRKRWETRAELRLAITTWIERSYHRKRRQRALGRLTPIEFETIKNAASAA, from the exons ATGCCCAAAGCCTTTCCCGAAGAATTCCGCCGCGATGTCGTCGCGGTTGCCCGCAAGGGCGAAGCGCCCATCATCCAGATCGCCAAGGACTTCGGTGTCTCGCCCGCTGCCCTGCACCGCTGGATGAAGATCGCCGACAGAGAAGACGGCGTGAAGTCCGGGGCGGTGTCCGATGACGCCGCGAAGTTGCGGGAGGCCAACAAACGCATCCGGCTCCTGGAACAGGAAGCCGAAGTCATGCGCCGTGCCGTGGCCTACTTGTCCCGGGACATCAACCCA AAAATGATGTACCCGCTGGTCCGCGAGCTGGCTGCCAGGGACGCCCCGATCCGGGTTCCCGTGGCAGTGTCCTGCCGGGTACTGAATTTCTCCAGACAGGCCTACTACCAGTGGGCCGCCAATCCCGTCCCGGCCCGGGACTGGGAAGAAGCGCATCTGATCAACGCCGCCATCGATCACCACCGGGACGATCCTGCCTTCGGATACCGGTTCATCGCCGATGAGATCAACGCCGGTCCCGGCCCTGGGGCCAGTGAACGCCGGATCTGGCGGCTGTGCTCGGAGAACGGCATCCTCTCGGTGATCCACCGCCGGCGCCGGTCAGGGCTCAAGGCCGGCCCGCCGGTCCACGATGACCTCGTCGAACGGGACTTCAGCGCCACGGCACCGAACCGGAAATGGCTCACGGACATCACCGAGCACCACACCGGGGAGGGCAAGCTGTACCTGTGCGCGATCAAGGACCTTCACTCAAACCGGATCGTCGGGTACTCGATGGACGGGCGGATGAAAGCGTCCCTGGCCGTCGCCGCCCTGGACCACGCCGTGGCCCTCAGGAAACCGGCGGGCACGGTGGTCCACTCGGACAGAGGGTCCCAGTTCAGATCCAGAAAGTTCGTCCTGGCCCTGAACACCTACGGCCTGAACGGATCGATGGGCCGGGTAGGGGCATGCGGTGACAATGCAGCGATGGAATCGTTCTTCTCCCTGCTGCAAAAGAACGTCCTGAACCGGAAACGATGGGAGACCCGGGCCGAGCTCCGGCTGGCCATCACGACCTGGATCGAGCGCAGCTACCACCGCAAACGCCGTCAACGTGCCCTCGGACGGCTGACACCAATCGAGTTTGAGACAATAAAAAACGCGGCCTCAGCCGCGTAA